A portion of the Etheostoma spectabile isolate EspeVRDwgs_2016 unplaced genomic scaffold, UIUC_Espe_1.0 scaffold00018250, whole genome shotgun sequence genome contains these proteins:
- the LOC116679861 gene encoding ubiquitin carboxyl-terminal hydrolase 40 isoform X3 encodes MFGNLFEEEEEEGLSSTSFRGRVAKGGDEPPPPRGKSNLCGIKNQGGTCYLNSLLQTLLFTPEFREKLFSLGPEELGCLEDKEKPGAKVRVIPLELQRLFASLLLVDQQSASTADLTNSFGWNSSEGTNQHDVQELNRILFSALEHSLVGTTGSTFIHQLYHGTIVNSIVCKECGNVSQRQEDFLDLTACVCGVSSLEEALWNMFVEEELFEGNNLYRCAKCDRLVTAAKSAKLKKLPPFMTMSLLRFSFDFAKCERYKETGRYSFPLTINLRPFCEEAEGDDSDYSYELFSVIIHKGGCYGGHYHVYIRDIDQLGHWEPLEEEIKPKTQKKVKEEVKQICELKLQEDDPLSVITAIIAQEPSKSVLLDQLGQKLMNKIGSSWSNKFRKHYGPIGKFLQSHSDVFMLVSNGTRVAMKANPPSPVNDPLGSAEQTTNSDPSTPSDPGVADTQPGRDQKPEPEQKQGSHWFDLNDSTVTSIRESDIEKQFQGKESAYMLFYRKTQLQRPSEALKNPKYKVPLNLIQMAQEENAKVQKMREEFEASNNTIELRLHLAPSFRLENGALQPISKEQNGSTTLSFDRRKTVGDLRLAIYQMQELWEGDMALTVARSLPAGLHLYNTVTDDSVSLYSAGICTNSDLFVWNGREVRGATVLTGAEWEPVLLNVVRPFLGEDGDQEEEVDGVKCEEARGGFENGGPGLKREARGFAGAVTLGEVREALGEPEESLLCQEHKGGKRGEQGAGEGGGASGWRVFPPDDMHRTLKELSLKDGDALLVLEPQSFDSSVFTLNGDVVTVTTPSDCRWLQVEFPPHGGGVEGDKEEERRKIRVPATGNMLLGEVKQRALDELQLQEQTPGAQYCLRQADCTGKLLPPVCEELSVRDAGVRLMTTLNLCPGNAPKASQLFLQFSVGTEPSAGKEMDIIVEKTCTVKECLKEMLDAVGLDGTCWHLRRLDWCEEVGEPIMDEDASLSELKINNGETLVVTEGQLPPKGYLKLSVWLYLDPRNNSALSMDFNLADNGLTKEQMLEVVTAGEMHSHSPPLGASNIAELRNAGQVEIADEATLEDLKIQVLTLPALQDVCVPTTAFMRVWQLEGQRLARILRGQLLTLKKLKLTSGTDLCVQQLLKEEDLGPKDVMLNVKMGVPGERSYYPPEELVWDATRDSSPRSLRTCLAAHYGLSPDSLLLAKHQQDKHTWEEISSWSQQVSKKKKKKKAESLLGAPFHLKDGDTIGIKNLLIDNNRDFLTLEDERGQQRLREQAEQRRKGGQAASSDGVGPQKKTGPTKSRKPEVALSINVGVFR; translated from the exons ATGTTTGGGAATCTTttcgaggaagaggaggaggaaggcctCTCTTCGACTTCCTTTAGGGGGAGAGTTGCAAAGGGGGGAGACGAGCCACCTCCACCCCGAGGAAAAAGCAATCTGTGCGGCATCAAGAACCAGGGGGGGACCTGCTACCTCAACTCTCTGCTCCAGACCTTGCTGTTCACCCCAGAGTTCAGAG AGAAGCTGTTCAGTTTAGGGCCAGAGGAATTAGGATGCCTAGAAGACAAAGAGAAACCAGGGGCCAAA GTCAGAGTGATCCCACTGGAGCTACAGAGACTGTTTGCCAGTCTGCTGCTGGTGGACCAGCAGAGCGCCTCCACCGCTGACCTCACCAACAGCTTCGGCTGGAACAGCAGCGAG GGAACGAATCAGCATGATGTGCAGGAGCTGAACAGGATTCTGTTCAGTGCATTGGAGCACTCTCTTGTGGGCACCACTGGCAGTACATTTATCCACCAGCTGTATCATGGGACCATTGTCAACAGCATTGTCTGCAAGGAGTGTGGTAACGTCAGCCAGAGACAG GAGGACTTCCTGGACCTGACGGCGTGTGTTTGTGGCGTGTCTAGCCTGGAGGAGGCTTTGTGGAACATGTTTGTGGAAGAAGAGTTGTTTGAGGGGAATAACCTGTACCGCTGTGCAAAGTGTGACAGGCTGGTCACTGCTGCTAAG TCTGCCAAGCTAAAGAAGCTTCCTCCATTCATGACCATGTCTTTGCTGAGATTCAGCTTTGACTTTGCCAAATGTGAGCGGTACAAGGAGACGGGGCGCTACTCTTTTCCCTTAACCATCAACCTACGGCCATTTTGTGAAGAG GCCGAGGGCGACGACTCTGATTACTCCTACGAGCTCTTCTCTGTGATCATTCATAAGGGTGGCTGCTATGGGGGCCATTACCATGTTTATATCCGGGACATTGACCAGCTTGGCCATTGGGAGCCGctg GAGGAGGAAATCAAACCCAAGACTCAGAAGAAAGTGAAGGAGGAGGTCAAGCAAATATGTGAGCTAAAACTACAAGAAGATGACCCTTTGTCTGTCATCACTGCCATTATTGCCCAG GAGCCATCAAAGAGTGTCCTGTTGGACCAGCTGGGACAGAAACTCATGAATAAGATTGGTTCGTCCTGGAGCAATAAGTTCAGAAAACACTATGGACCCATAGGAAAG TTCCTGCAGTCCCACAGTGATGTTTTCATGTTGGTGTCCAATGGTACTCGAGTGGCAATGAAGGCAAACCCGCCAAGCCCTGTGAATGACCCCCTCGGCTCAGCAGAGCAGACCACTAACTCTGATCCTTCAACACCTTCAGACCCCGGAGTAGCTGACACACAACCAGGACGAGACCAGAAGCCGGAACCTGAACAAAAG CAGGGTAGCCACTGGTTTGATCTTAACGACTCCACAGTGACCTCCATCAGGGAGTCTGACATAGAGAAGCAGTTCCAGGGCAAAGAGAGCGCTTACATGCTGTTCtacagaaaaacacagctgCAAAGACCCAGTGAAG CTCTGAAAAATCCCAAATATAAAGTTCCTCTTAACCTCATCCAGATGGCTCAGGAGGAGAACGCCAAAGTGCAGAAAATGCG CGAGGAGTTTGAAGCCTCTAATAACACAATCGAGCTGCGTCTACACCTAGCACCCTCTTTTAGGCTAGAAAATGGAGCCCTGCAACCAATCAGCAAAGAGCAAAACGGAAGCACCACTCTGAGTTTTGACCGTAGAAAGACTGTGGGAGATCTTCGATTAGCTATTTACCAG ATGCAAGAACTCTGGGAAGGCGATATGGCTCTGACTGTAGCCAGGAGTCTTCCGGCAGGTCTACACCTCTACAATACGGTTACAG ATGACAGTGTCTCCCTGTACAGTGCAGGCATTTGTACAAACTCTGACCTGTTTGTGTGGAACGGCAGAGAG GTGCGTGGTGCGACTGTCCTAACTGGAGCCGAGTGGGAGCCAGTCCTGCTGAATGTAGTCCGTCCCTTTTTGGGGGAAGATGGGGATCaggaagaggaggtggatggGGTGAAGTGTGAGGAGGCAAGAGGAGGTTTTGAAAATGGGGGACCAGGGCTTAAAAGGGAGGCCCGAGGGTTTGCAGGTGCTGTGACTCTTGGGGAGGTGAGGGAGGCACTGGGGGAGCCTGAGGAGAGTCTGCTGTGCCAGGAGCATaagggaggaaagagaggagagcagggggcaggggagggaggaggagcaaGTGGATGGAGAGTGTTCCCCCCCGATGACATGCACCGGACGCTCAAGGAGCTGTCGCTGAAAGACGGAGATGCGCTGTTGGTGCTGGAGCCACAGTCCTTCGACAGCAG CGTGTTCACTCTAAACGGAGACGTCGTCACTGTGACTACACCGTCTGACTGCCGCTGGCTCCAAGTGGAGTTTCCACCACATGGAGGAGGAGTAGAAGGTGataaagaagaggagaggaggaagatcaGGGTTCCAGCTACAGGAAATATG CTGCTGGGTGAGGTGAAACAGAGGGCCCTAGATGAGCTGCAACTACAGGAGCAAACCCCAG GTGCACAGTACTGTCTGAGACAGGCGGACTGCACAGGGAAACTCCTTCCTCCAG TGTGTGAGGAGTTGAGTGTTCGAGATGCAGGGGTGCGACTCATGACCACACTGAATCTCTGTCCGGGAAATGCCCCCAAGGCATCACAG CTTTTCTTGCAATTCTCTGTGGGCACAGAGCCCTCTGCTGGCAAGGAGATGGACATCATTGTGGAGAAGACGTGCACTGTCAAAGAG TGTCTAAAGGAAATGCTGGATGCTGTTGGACTTGATG GCACCTGTTGGCACCTAAGAAGGCTTGATTGGTGTGAAGAGGTTGGAGAGCCAATTATGGATGAG GATGCTTCTCTGTCAGAGCTGAAGATAAACAACGGAGAGACATTAGTTGTCACAGAAGGACAACTTCCTCCAAAG ggTTATCTCAAGTTATCTGTGTGGCTGTATCTGGATCCCAGAAATAACTCTGCACTTTCCATGGATTTTAATCTCGCTGACAACGGCCTCACCAAGGAGCAAATGCTGGAGGTTGTGACTGCAGGCGAAATGCATAGTCACTCTCCTCCTCTGGGTGCCAGCAACATAGCAGAACTGAGAAATGCAGGACAGGTGGAGATAGCTGATGAAGCCACGCTGGAGGATCTCAAGATTCAG GTGTTGACGCTGCCTGCCCTTCAGGATGTATGTGTGCCGACCACTGCGTTCATGCGTGTGTGGCAGCTTGAGGGTCAGAGGCTGGCACGTATCCTCAGAGGACAACTGCTCACTCTAAA aaaattaaagctGACCAGTGGCACAGACCTTTGTGTGCAACAGCTATTAAAGGAAGAAGATCTTGG TCCTAAAGATGTGATGCTGAATGTTAAAATGGGAGTACCAGGGGAGAGGTCTTACTACCCTCCAGAGGAGCTTGTTTGGGATGCAACCCGGGACTCTTCTCCTCGCTCTCTACGCACTTGTCTGGCTGCACACTACGGCCTCTCCCCTGACTCTCTGCTGTTGGCcaaacaccagcaagacaaacaCACTTGGGAGGAAATCTCAAGCTGG AGCCAGCAGGtttccaaaaagaaaaagaagaaaaaggcgGAATCCTTACTGGGAGCACCATTTCACCTCAAAGACGGCGACACAATCGGCATCAAG AATCTTTTGATTGACAACAACCGGGACTTCCTCACCCTGGAGGATGAACGGGGCCAGCAGAGGCTCAGAGAGCAGGCGGAGCAGCGGAGGAAAGG AGGGCAGGCTGCAAGCTCTGATGGTGTTGGACCACAGAAGAAGACTGGACCGACCAAATCCAGGAAACCCGAGGTAGCACTGTCAATCAACGTTGGGGTATTCAGATAG